A region from the Acyrthosiphon pisum isolate AL4f chromosome A1, pea_aphid_22Mar2018_4r6ur, whole genome shotgun sequence genome encodes:
- the LOC100160993 gene encoding CAP-Gly domain-containing linker protein 1 isoform X5, with protein MSENSENKEIKTSGLRPPTKIPSIGVSRLPSSSSIKLDGVSSIATRLDGGSSVKKTAGNSVVLTEDTDKFIIGNRIWVGGTKPGQIAYIGETNFGNGDWAGVVLDEPIGKNDGSVSGTRYFQCGPKRGIFARLTNLTSAPLSSVEDSMVQSSFAATKPLGFSTPMPKRQGSTVTATKTAAKSISQTPIAKSSSDLKIGDRVIISSGQGSKLGVLRYRGATQFAPGEWCGIELDDPLGKNNGIVEGIRYFECEDKFGLFTPIAKVSKSPMSASRMSTNCAIHKAKRSPGSMNGSMISGITSTTMSSIPTRPTKVSDMDRLKLELTQKKNENELLRSQFIKAANQADVAEKKLEETLKAQLEQPSEIQVNGIIMLQKQLDNIKKQIDDEKEKVQNLQFTNEEQNVLNIELQNKNAELLIKIKELDFDLAKERSLAKDVEKEKMKIFEKEEELCRVKEELETLKKLIDNNEDELQKSVSNLSSEVVDKEAILNTLRQTLNENSQTHDRLLKEANENLSATTERLTKIIEEKEKKIEQNQEMIDQLNEGIKCLSALKNEEHDDIVNNLKNELLKLEKEYKVIINEKEQDTKIIHENHIKIENELKQELKSLSENKNQEIEQIQQQNLEKLEKLENVNQNLNTELKAALKSVQDQTTVIADLEKKYNDLELQQDSTRNEIEKKLTTKLKTVENELTCLKSEKSMLEEKHEIYVKETTNATNALEDKLKQNNILIENLNKSLNELTLSKQNELDSMKKQILQLEGERDELLKRQSLELATKDEIINTLSNKLELSLTEKQKQDLSNANLQTELTNETTKYQTTIKDLQNKINELEVNIASNRESYKSELELLRNEKLTSTSENLNLLEKLKSLENSKLNLEEKLASNEICIQDIQHLNNVIEEKNKIIDDNQIKIKQLDNFVIQTKNEYKVILQQKEEEIKELLKIGEEKMEIEKLSLEEKTKVILNDKDKENSILHKKIGDLENIKKDLEIQLETGKSLEQDLKQSNEIIQDKIKTIKDNNLKIDDLNNLISLTKNEFESKLQVKEVEIKDLLKTAEEKLFIEKKQMEEQNKAMLNEKNNEISKLMEKLSILENSKTSVEQQLIETSKKQENMIAELKLSIEEKTKLINDNNLNIEQLNSMIEQCKERFNSELEEKEDKMKELIKVGEEKLTEEKLKLEKHSMLILDEKNNEITKLMEKLSILENSKTSVEQQLIETSKKQENMIAELKSSIEEKTKLINDNNLNIEQLNSMIEQCKEKFNSELKEKEDKMKELIKVGEEKLTDEKLVLAMNSMIMLDERNNEISNLMEKLNILENSKSNLEKQLDTYKNQEHDIIELKNAVEEKNKIIDDNNSKVELLNSLITQTKEDFDVRLKEKENETNKLVKIVEDKLNVEKKAFETCLDEKNTEIKILKNQLHEFAENSTEKELMLKLEKEKLRALNLEALKIELEKTVLQHKTELELLEVSKINMQEEMVKTIEKQQGLNAELTAKTKTESERLDTEKLNIQKQIDGLQIECSWLRSTLEEKNHEIENLKIQMSQELKPTVSCDDELSQLKALLDKGHSAQSHLEFRIQELTDENHRLNERIEGDSNLLQKNHNIIQEKYNIEKKYEETYNTLKIKENQILVLQTELNSWKLKDTEKSKNNNAQANTDKSEAHLLAEKNQEIKMLNSIILGLHKKLSAVMETDVSEYEIAKNPESVSKEDYQKLYKTAKNNVKLKECENLSLKHEINKLKTENDRYSEFKTKCEILENDKKTLQKLIVSYDNSIPTNVKSDIKSETEKILEEKDWQINLLNNIIADLHAKVSDNKFKIEALETQILDSGVDQSKKTRLRTTRLYCERCEIFDSHDTEDCPEKPESPKFQRKRRVVNDGSNKMIDEPFCVCCDMFGHTADECDNSLTF; from the exons atgagTGAAAATTCAGAAAATAAGGAAATTAAGACGTCTGGTTTACGACCACCAACGAAAATTCCCTCAATAGGAGTGTCGAGGTTACCCAGCTCATCTTCCATCAAACTTG ATGGCGTAAGCTCTATTGCGACCAGACTAGACGGTGGTTCAAGTGTGAAAAAAACtgcag GAAACAGTGTTGTTCTCACAGAAGATACGGACAAATTTATTATCGGCAATCGAATTTGGGTGGGTGGAACTAAACCCGGGCAAATTGCATACATAGGCGAAACTAATTTTGGAAACGGAGATTGGGCTGGTGTAGTACTCGATGAACCAATTG gtaaaaaTGATGGGTCCGTGAGTGGAACTAGATATTTTCAATGTGGACCTAAGAGAGGCATATTTGCTCGTCTGACTAATCTCACTTCTGCTCCTTTGAGTTCTGTTGAAGATTCAATGGTTCAAAGTTCATTTGCCGCTACTAAACCATTAGGGTTTTCAACTCCTATGCCTAAACGGCAAGGTTCAACTGTAACAGCCACTAAAACTGCCGCAaaaa gtattagtCAAACGCCAATAGCTAAAAGTAGCAGTGATTTAAAAATTGGCGATCGTGTTATAATCAGCAGTGGACAAGGATCTAAATTGGGAGTTTTAAGGTATCGTGGCGCAACTCAATTTGCACCAGGAGAATGGTGTGGTATCGAATTAGATGATCCTCTTGGAAAAAATAATGGAATTGTGGAAGGAATTAG atattttgaatGTGAAGATAAATTTGGCTTATTCACTCCTATTGCTAAAGTTTCCAAATCGCCGATGTCTGCCAGTCGAATGTCGACCAATTGTGCTATTCACAAGGCAAAACGTTCACCAGGTTCTATGAATGGATCTATGATCAGTGGTATTACATCAACCACCATGTCATCGATACCAACTCGG CCAACAAAGGTATCAGATATGGATCGATTGAAATTGGAATTAActcaaaagaaaaatgaaaatgaacttCTTCGTTCACAATTTATTAAAGCTGCAAATCAAGCTGATGttgctgaaaaaaaattggaggAAACGTTaaaa GCTCAACTTGAACAGCCATCAGAAATTCAAgtcaatggtataataatgctacaaaaacaattagataatataaaaaaacaaatagatgatgaaaaagaaaaagttcAAAATCTACAGTTCACCAATGaagaacaaaatgttttaaatattgaactacaaaataaaaacgctGAACTtttaataaagattaaagaaCTAGATTTCGATTTGGCTAAAGAACGAAGTCTAGCTAAAGatgtagaaaaagaaaaaatgaaaatttttgaaaaagaagAAGAATTATGTAGAGTAAAAGAAGAGTTagaaactctaaaaaaattaatagacaaCAATGAAGATGAATTACAAAAATCAGTGTCCAATTTAAGTTCAGAAGTAGTTGATAAAGAagcaattttaaatacattacgtCAAACATTGAATGAAAATTCTCAAACTCATGATCGTTTATTAAAAGAGGCTAATGAAAATTTATCTGCTACCACAGAACGGTTAACCAAAATAatagaagaaaaagaaaaaaaaattgaacagaATCAAGAGATGATTGACCAATTAAACGAGggtataaaatgtttgagtGCATTAAAGAATGAAGAACATGATGATATCgtaaataatcttaaaaacgagttattaaaattagaaaaagaaTACAAAGTAATCATTAATGAAAAAGAACaagatactaaaataattcatGAGAAtcatatcaaaattgaaaatgaactCAAACAAGAATTAAAAAGtttatcagaaaataaaaatcaagaaattGAACAGATACAACAACAAAATCttgaaaaacttgaaaaactggAAAATgtcaatcaaaatttaaatacagaaTTAAAAGCAGCATTGAAATCTGTACAAGATCAAACAACTGTAATAGCCGATctagagaaaaaatataatgatttagaaCTTCAACAAGATTCTACTAGaaatgaaatagaaaaaaaactaactacaAAACTTAAAACTGTTGAAAATGAATTAACATGTTTAAAATCTGAAAAATCAATGTTGGAAGAAAAGCATGAAATTTATGTGAAGGAAACAACAAATGCAACAAACGCCTTGgaagataaattaaaacaaaataatattttaattgaaaatttaaataaatcattaaatgagTTAACTTTATCGAAACAAAATGAATTAGATTCcatgaaaaaacaaatactgCAGTTGGAAGGAGAACGGGATGAATTATTAAAACGACAAAGTTTAGAATTAGCCACTaaagatgaaataataaatacattatccAATAAACTTGAACTGTCATTaacagaaaaacaaaaacaagatTTAAGTAATGCTAATTTACAGACTGAATTAACAAATGAAACTACAAAGTATCAAACGACTATTAAAGATTTACAAAACAAGATTAATGAATTAGAAGTAAATATTGCATCAAATCGAGAATCATATAAATCAGAACTAGAACTATTAAGAAATGAAAAACTAACAAGTACGTCAGAAAATTTGAatcttttagaaaaattaaagtcTTTGGAAAATTCAAAGTTGAATCTTGAAGAGAAATTAGCGTCtaatgaaatatgtatacaagATATTCAAcacttaaataatgtaattgaagaaaaaaataaaattatagatgataatcaaataaaaattaaacagttagataattttgttatacaaactaaaaatgaatacaaagtTATTCTACAACAAAAAGAAGAAGAAATCAAGGAGCTATTAAAAATTGGAGAAGAAAAGATGGAAATAGAAAAGTTGTCATTAGAAGAAAAAactaaagttatattaaatgataaagaCAAAGAAAATTCAATACTCCACAAAAAAATTGGAGAtttagaaaatatcaaaaaagatTTAGAAATACAATTAGAAACGGGTAAATCACTTGAACAAGATTTGAAACAATCAAATGAAATAATCCAagacaaaattaaaactattaaagatAACAATTTGAAGATTGAtgatctaaataatttaattagtctaaccaaaaatgaatttgaaaGCAAATTACAGGTAAAAGAAGTTGAAatcaaagatttattaaaaactgcagaagaaaaattattcatagaaaaaaaacaaatggaaGAACAGAATAAGGCAATgctgaatgaaaaaaataatgaaatatccaAACTCATGGAAAAACTTAGTATTCTGGAGAACTCTAAAACAAGTGTTGAGCAACAATTAATTGAAACCAgcaaaaaacaagaaaatatgATAGCTGAACTTAAATTATCAATTGAAGAGAAAACAAAacttatcaatgataataactTAAACATTGAACAGTTGAATAGTATGATTGAGCAGTGTAAAGAAAGGTTTAATTCAGAGTTGGAAGAAAAAGAAGATAAAATGAAAGAGCTTATAAAAGTAGGGGAAGAGAAATTAAcggaagaaaaattaaaattagaaaaacattCTATGCTAATATTGGATGAAAAGAATAATGAAATTACCAAACTTATGGAAAAACTTAGTATTCTGGAGAACTCTAAAACAAGTGTTGAGCAACAATTAATTGAAACCAgcaaaaaacaagaaaatatgATAGCTGAACTTAAATCATCAATTGAAGAGAAAACAAAactaatcaatgataataatttaaacattgaaCAGTTGAATAGTATGATTGAGCAGTGTAAAGAAAAGTTTAATTCAGAATTGAAAGAAAAAGAAGATAAAATGAAAGAGCTTATAAAAGTAGGGGAAGAGAAATTAACAGATGAAAAATTAGTATTAGCAATGAATAGTATGATCATGCTGGATGAAAGAAATAATGAAATTTCCAATCTCATggaaaaacttaatattttagaaaattcaaaatcaaatttggaGAAACAATTGGATACTTACAAAAATCAAGAACATGATATAATAGAGTTGAAGaatgctgttgaagaaaaaaataaaattatagatgataataattcAAAGGTTGAACTTTTAAACAGTCTAATTACGCAGACTAAAGAAGATTTTGATGTGAGGCTCAAGGAAAAAGAAAATGAAACCAACAAGCTTGTGAAAATTGTAGAAGATAAATTGAATGTTGAAAAGAAGGCATTTGAAACTTGTCTGgatgaaaaaaatacagaaattaaaatattaaaaaaccaattacATGAGTTTGCAGAAAACAGTACAGAAAAAGAATTGATGTTGAaattagaaaaagaaaaattacggGCATTGAACTTAGAAGCACTAAAAATTGAGTTAGAAAAAACTGTGTTACAACATAAAACTGAATTGGAGCTATTAGAAGTATCCAAAATTAATATGCAAGAAGAAATGGTTAAAACTATCGAAAAACAACAAGGTCTTAATGCCGAACTAACGGCTAAAACTAAAACTGAATCAGAACGATTAGATACTGAAAAATTAAACATCCAAAAACAAATTGATGGGCTACAGATTGAGTGTTCTTGGCTACGATCAACGTTAGAAGAAAAGAACcatgaaattgaaaatctaaaaattcaaATGTCTCAAGAGTTGAAGCCTACTGTTTCTTGCGATGATGAATTGAGTCAGTTAAAAGCTTTACt tgATAAGGGTCACAGTGCTCAATCTCACTTGGAATTCCGTATTCAAGAGTTAACAGATGAAAACCATCGTTTAAATGAACGTATTGAAGGTGACAGTAATCTACTTCAGAAGAATCATAACATTAT acaagaaaaatataacattgaaaaaaaatatgaagaaacttataatactttaaaaattaaagagaaTCAAATTTTAGTGTTGCAAACTGAG ttGAATTCTTGGAAATTAAAGGATACAGAGAAATCTAAGAATAATAATGCTCAAGCAAATACAGATAAATCTG aagccCATTTATTAGCAGAGAAAAAtcaagaaattaaaatgttgaattcaataatattaggCTTGCATAAAAAGTTATCTGCTGTTATGGAAACTGATGTTTCCGAATATGAAAT tGCGAAAAACCCAGAGAGCGTATCAAAAGAagattatcaaaaattatataaaacagctAAGAACAATGTTAAACTAAAGGAGTGTGAAAATTTATCATTGAAACATGAG attaataagttaaaaacagaaaatgatCGTTATTCtgagtttaaaacaaaatgtgaaattttagaaaatgataaaaaaacacTTCAAAAATTGATAGTTAGCTATGACAACTCTATTCCAACAAATGTTAAAAGTGATATTAAATCTG AAACAGAAAAAATACTAGAGGAAAAAGACTggcaaattaatttgttaaacaaCATAATTGCCGATCTTCATGCCAAGGTGtctgataataaatttaaaattgaagcacTAGAAACACAAATTTTAGACTCTGGAGT AGATCAAAGCAAAAAAACACGTTTAAGAACTACTCGTCTTTATTGTGAAAGATGTGAAATATTTGATTCTCATGATACCGAAGATTGTCCTGAAAAACCAGAATCTCCAAAATTCCAAAGGAAACGAAGAGTAGTTAACGATGGTTCAAATAAAATGATTGATGAACCATTTTGTGTATGTTGTGATA tGTTTGGACATACAGCTGACGAATGTGACAACTCATTAACATTTTAG